TCAAATCTTCATTACGACTGAAGTCCACCTGATCAACCGATTCGATTTTATTTACTTCAGCAATGATATTTTTGTCGTGCGGCTTAATCACCTGTCCACCATCACTCCAATATGCTTTGTAACCGCTATACTCTTTCGGATTATGAGATGCCGTAAGCATTACACCGCTGTGGCAGTTCAGTTCGCGTATGGCGTAAGAGAGCTCCGGTGTGGGTCTAAGTGAATCAAAAAAGTAAACGTGTATACCGTTGGCACTAAAAACATCAGCCACGATCGAGGCGAATCGTTCAGCATTATTTCTATTATCGTGGGCAATGACAACTTTGATCTGCTCATCCGGATATTGGGTTTTCAGGTAGTTGCTTAAACCCTGAGTAGCGGTTCCGAGCGTGTATTTATTTACACGGTTCGAACCGATCCCCATGATCCCTCTCAGGCCCCCGGTTCCAAACTCAAGATCTTTATAAAAGGCATCTGTCAACTCCTCGACCTTACCCTCATCCAGCATCTTTTGCAGTTCAGATTTTGTCTCTTCATCGTAATTTCCTTGCAGCCAGTGATTAATTTTTTGCTGAACGTTTTGATCCAATTTCTCCATGAATGCTTGTTTTATTTGATTGATTCAAGCTTCTATACTGAAAGACTGTTCTTTTAGAAAAGAATCAGTGCTTTAACTACAGAATATGTGTTCGTAGATATTAATTAAAAGCTGAAACTATTCTTCGATAATTTCAATCTTGTTGATAACATCGCCCTGTCGAATATCATCGATTACGTCCAGACCTTCTACTACTTTCCCAAAAACGGTATGTTTACGATCAAGGTGAGCTGTATTCTTTCTACTGTGACAGATAAAAAATTGAGAACCTCCTGTGTCACGACCGGCATGAGCCATGGATAAAACTCCACGATCGTGATATTGATTCTCCCCATCCAGTTCACAATCTATGGTGTATCCGGGTCCGCCGGTTCCATCTCCTTTCGGACATCCCCCCTGAATCACAAAATCCGGGATTACACGATGGAAAGTCAGTCCATCATAAAATCCATCCTTCGACAGGTTAACAAAGTTTTCAACGGTTCCGGGAGCATCTTTCTCAAAAAACTCCACGTTCATGTCGCCTTTTTCAGTTCTGATAATTGCTTTTGGCATCGGTTATCTTTTTCCTTTAAAATCTTTTCGGTTTACTTATTAAAGAGATAAAAGATAATGAATTATCAGGAATTGAGAGTATGGGATTTGAAGCTACCCAAAACTCTTACAAGCTTACTCAATTCAGGACTTCAATAAATGATGTGTTCGACATTTCTGCGGAAAGCTTATCCACAACAGCAGAACGGGAGAGTTCTGCATGAATAAAAAGATGCGGAATTCCATCTTTTTCCTTCACTTCAGATTTAATATTTGCATCCGATAAGTCCAGTTCCTGAATCACATTCCTGAGATTCATAATAAACTCCGGAGTGCCGAATGGATTGGTTCCCTCTTCCTCTTCAAGTTCCCGACGCACTTTTTCGGCGTACCGATCAATTTCAAAACGAAGATTGGAAATAGCTATTCTCTCTGCTTGTTGGCGGGCGCGATCTTCATTATCTGCTACGGAATGTGAGTAGCCTGAAAAGCTCAGGGAGTCTGAATTTGATTCTACATTGGAATCAAACCATTCAGGAGCAAACTGTTCCTCCGGTTCTTCTGTGCTCTCCGGGGATTCTTCATTGTTACTTACTGTCTCTGTTGATGCGCAATGGGTGAATAAAATAGCTGAGATAACGAGTACGAAAAAATATTTCATCGGGTCTAGTTAATTTGAAAGTAGCCGATAGCTCCTTCTTCTGTCAAAATTTTAAGGGTTAAAGATCGGTTTCTTTTTATAGAATCGGTAATGATTTGTTCCACTACTTGAAGATCGTTAACAGTCTCACTGTTAAGTTCAACAATTTCAAAACCTTCTCTCAATCCTCTGTTCCAAGCTTCTGAGCCCGGAACTACACGATGGATATAGATATTAAAAAGCTCGGGATCTTCCGGTGTTGAAAGTGCACGCAGTGTAAATCCAAGTGACTCAAACCTTTGTTGTTCAATTCCTCTTTCACGTCCTCCTTCGGGTATTTCGTCCCACTCATCTAATTCCGGTTCAGCTTCATTTTCTAAAACAAAGGAGTTTTGAGCTAGCTCCTGCTGAGGCAATTCTTCCAGAGTTACAGAACGTTCAAGTATTTCGTTATCTCTCCAAATTGTGAGTGTTACCATTTCATTTGGACGAAACATGGCAACTTTTTCCTGCAACTGATTCGACTCGGCCACGCTTTCACCATTTACACGGAGTACAATATCATTTCTCTGAATTCCTGCTCTTTCAGCAGCTCCATCACTATTTACGTTCATAATCATCACACCGGTTATATCTTCGAGTCCGGCACGTCGGGCAATCCGATCGTCGACTGATTGTATGGTAACTCCAAGAATTCCTCTTTTCACTTCACCAAACTCAATCAAATCGCGCGACACCTTCAGAGCAAGATTGCTTGGGACTGCAAATCCATACCCCTGATAACTTCCGCTTTGAGTTGCAATTGCAGTATTGATTCCAATTAGTTCGCCACTGGTATTTACCAGTGCTCCGCCGCTGTTTCCTCTGTTGATAGCGGCATCAGTCTGTATAAAACTTTCAATACGGCGGGCATCATTTATAATTTGAACATCACGGCTTAATGCGCTCACTATTCCGGCCGTTACGGTTGACCGCAGCCGGAAAGGATTCCCAACAGCAAGAACCCACTCGCCTACTTCAAGATGATCAGAATTGCCGATCACTACGGTGGGTAAATTGTTCTCATCAACTTTTATTACTGCTAAATCGGTACTTGGATCACGTCCCACTACCCGTGCATCAAGCGTTCTTTTATCTTCAAGTGTAACCGTAATTTCATCTCTCACGGCACCTTCAATAACATGGTTATTGGTGAGTATATATCCATCTGAAGAGATGAGTACACCGGATCCCACTGTTCTAACCCTTGGCGGTATAAATCTCTCCCAAAATCGGTTGTCCTCCTCTTCTTCTGTTTCTGGTTGGCGATCCCTGGTTGCAATAAGAGTTTCGATGTATACAACTGTAGGGGTCACGGATTTGGCAACGGATCTGAACAAAAAACGATCATCAATTTTTTCCAGATCTTCTGAACTCCAGAAGGGTTCGTCACTTCTGTTGATATCGGTCACCCGCACCTCAGCAAGATCCAGTGAGATTGCTCCATCCCGGAAAAACATCAGGATCATTCCAAGCATTACCCCGATGAGTATTAAAAGTATACCGGTAAGATATTTATCACGGGTTTTCATAAAATTAGTCAGCCAAAAGCTGCTCAAAAATTGCATCTGATTTACGAGGCTTTACCCCCTCTATATGGTAACGAAAATACTTGTCCAAATAATCTATCAGAGATTTTAATTCATTCGTTGATAAATCTATATCAAAAATGGACGATTTCATAGACTTTAGTGACTCTCGTACAAAATGAAATTGCTTTGGGGTTAATTTCACAGCTTCACTTTCGACAGGTTGAGACGATAGTGTTCCTGATTCAATATTGATGTAACCCATATTCACTGAATCATGTTCCTCAATTACATTTTGAATTCCTATTCCCAATAGCTGAGCCAATCGGATCTGAATGTATGGAAACATAATCCTGGATACTTCATCCTGTTTATTGATCCAGGGCAACATCACAGAAAGAAACTGAAATAGAGGCTCATTTACTTCATTATCATGGAGCAGCTGTGAGGTTAATTCAAGTGTAATGGTTGCCAGTGCCATTTTTTGCAGGTCCAGCCGGATGTTATCCAATTTCTTCAAATAAGAAACATCAGAGAGTGTTTGCACCTGTCGAGTCTGCTTCATGTAATAGACCACTTCAAGCATCTGGCCCGGCACCAAAAATGCTGAAAATTTGCTTTTGGGCTTTCTTGCTCCCTTTGCAATGACAGCAATTTTGCCATGCTTATGTGTGAAAAGCGTTGCTATGATACTCGACTCCTGATACTCAACCGTTCGTAGAACTATGGCTTCGGTTTTTGTTATCATAGCGTTTGATATTTTATAGGTTCAATCGCAGTTATCTCTTGAACAGATTGAGCTTGATCAGGACATCAGTGTATCCAGTCTTTATCCTCAAGGAACTGAACCATTGCGGGCAGAAATGTAAGAGCAGACAATAGAGTCATACCGATTCCTACCACAGCCATAATTCCGATCGACTGCAAGCCGGGATGATTTGTAAAGAGCAGTCCGGCAAAACCCATCATTGTTGTGAATGAACCAATTGTAATGTGCTGGCCTGTACTGGAAAGAACATCCCACATACTTTTTTGTCCTTCATCGCGATACCGATGAGCGAGATGAACCCCATTATCACACCCGATTCCCAAAACAGCGGGGAGCACTACAAGGTTGTAGAAGTTAAATTTAAGTCCAAATAAAAGCATAATTCCAAACAGCCAGAGGAGGCCTATTATTAGTGGAATTAGAGCAATTAATGCCCATCTTAAATTCTTAAAACTGAACCAGATAAAGAGGAACACAATCAAAAACGTAGCCGAAACCATGTACGGACTCTCTGTTCTCATCAAGTCGAGCATGGTGGCTGCAACAATTGAAGTACTGGCCGAATGGTAAGTTTTACCACTGGCAAGCTCTACTTCTCCCACTTCATCCTTGAAGGCGATCGATTTCAACCCGTCCGAAAGCCCACTCTCCGGATAGATAATTACAAATCGTCCAATTTCTCCTTCCTGAGTCATGAAACGATTTTTTAGAAAATCCGGGATAATATCCTCATCCAACGGCTCCCTGGTTTGCGACCCACGCCGCAACAGATCAAGATTTTCGTCCTGTTGATCTCTAATGAAACTGTTTTGCAAAAGTTGACGAACTTCAGCTATATGTTCCAGTTTCTCATTCGCCATCTCATCATTGGGGGGGAATCGTTCCTGAAGTGCTTCTACATCGCGGATAAGCGTTTCCGGATTTTGATCACTTCTTGTTCTCAGCGAATCAAGAACTTCAAATACATCATCGTTTGTATCTGCAATAATATATGCCGGATTTCTTCGCCCGTTTTCATCCACTCCTGATGTAAATTCTCTGAATTGTTCATATTCTTCAAACGTCGGTTCCAGATTTCCGAACTGATATTCAAATCTCAAGTTTCCTGAAAAAATCAGGACGATAAGAGATAAAATCAAACCAACCGACACGATTGAACGGGCGTATGGATATCGGTGAATGCCTTTAGAGCGTACATAATCGTCCCCTACTCGATTGGTCAAAATCCAGTTCCACTTTTCAAAAATGACAAGCAAAGCTGGCAGAACAAACAACATGGCAACCAACGCAAACAAGATCCCCATGCCGGCGATAAAGCCAAATTCAGAGAATCCCCTGAAATCAGCAAACATCAGAACAAAAAGTGCAGCGGCTGTCGTCAATGCACTTACGATAATTGCAGCCCCGGTTTTATCATATGCTAATAGCACACTGTTTTCAACCGAACGCCCCATGGATCTATACTCAATGTAACGGGCGTAATAGTGGATTCCGTAGTCGATACCCAACCCAAAAAGTATCACAAACAGAACGGAAGTCATGGTATTCAGTACCTCAATTTGGAGATAGGTGATACCAAATGTCCACATTAAACTAAATAATAACGGAATTCCGATGACAAGAACCGGTACCGGCATTCGAATAAAATGAGACCAAAAACTGTGTTTTCTTCCAATTTTCGATCCTTTCCGGTAGTGAATGTATTTTTTAATGAAGAAGTAGAGCATCACAAGCAGAATCACACTGCTGATTCCCAGTGAGAAACTGTTAAAAACATCATTCATGATAGACTCAAACTCGTCCAGATGTCGCTTTAAACGTCCGCCAAATTTGATTTCCATTTCTGGGTGGTAAGATGCGGTATCAACCTCATCAAGCATGTCCTGATAAACCTCAAACATATCTTCAAGATACCGTATATCGCTCTGCGGACCTGTGGGATAAAGGGTTAACATCACAACTGTGCTGTCAGAGTTTGTTGCGTACTCAGGTGGAATCAGATCGTCGTAACTTTCCCGAAATTTTCCAATGTCAGTCTCTTCTCCTTCTTCTTCATCTTCAAAATCGTCCGAGAAGTCGACAAAAAACGGGTTGGCTTCTTCTCTGGCAGTCTCAATTTCATCCTGCAAATAATCTTTGATCTGTATCAGTTCCTGGACTGTGGCAAGGTAGAGTGCATTATCCTGGAGCACCTCCGTTTCTCTTCGAAGTTCAGCGCGGCTGAAAAAATTATCTTCATATCTGGGATAGTAAAGGTCCAGACTTTTTTCAGCCAGAAACTCAGCCATGTCAACATTTGCATCAAAGTCAGGAGATTTGATAGCAACCTGCATTTCTGTCTCTCCGCCGGCAGTCTCTTTTAGTTTCTCAAGAGCTTGAACGTTCTCATTAGAGGGGGGCAAAAGATTGGCAATATCTGTGTCCACCGTTAATTTAGATGCGAAGAAACCCGCAGCAATAGAAAGTAACAAAGCTACAGCAATAACGGTATATGGGCGGCGGTTACTTAGCTGAACTACCGGAATAAAAAATCGAATAAATTTAGACATCAGATCTGTTTGCAGTCAGAAAATTCTTAAAAGACGGAAATTACATAAAATTTAATACAATTGAGCACTTTAGATCATATTAGAGAGTTCATCAATACATGAAATCTTACAATCCGGATCAACTCAATCAGGCAATCATCTTGCATGAATAGTACTTTGATAAAGGTTCAACTACTCCATTTATTTATTATTGCTAAACCATTGATATTCCCATTCAATTCATTTCAAAACGCACTTGATCACAAAAAAATAGCCGAAGCAGTATTATTACCGCTCCGGCTATATGTGTTCTCCCCTCTTGATCGAAGTGGATTGTTATGTTTTAGCTTGTTTGAAATATTTCGTTCCATCAACTCATCAATTATAGAATGCTGCTGTGACAACATACTGTCAGTACGGGGTAAATTATTCTTACTCTTTTTCTGCCTATAGTCTTAATATGCTTACAGACCAAATCACTCTGATATACAGAACGTTACAGTATTCTCGTCTGTTGAAGAGATGAAAACTTAAATCAAACAGAGAATAAATATGAAATATCGATTTTTAGGAAGATCCGGTTTAAAAGTTTCAGCACTTTCATTTGGATCGTGGGTAACATTTGGGGATCAAATTGATGAGGATATTGCCTATAACTGCATGAAGGAGGCATATGATGCGGGTGTAAACTTTTTTGACAACGCAGAAGCTTACTCTGAAGGTCAGTCTGAAAAGATGATGGGAAATATCATCAAAAAAGCAGGCTGGAAACGGTCGGATCTAGTTCTCTCTACAAAAATATTCTGGGGAGGCGAAGGACCAAATAACTCCGGGCTCTCTTATAAGCATATTATTGAGGGAACAAACGCAGCCCTAAAGCGAATGCAAACAGACTACGTTGATTTGATATTTTGCCACCGTCCGGACAAATTCACCCCAATTGAAGAGACTGTCTGGGCTATGAATCAGGTTATTCAGCAAGGTAAAGCCTTTTATTGGGGAACCAGTGAGTGGTCGGCCGAGCAAATCCGTGAAGCTTATCATATAGCAAAAGCCAATAATCTTCGTCCTCCTTTGATGGATCAGCCTCAGTACAACATGTTCCATCGAGAGCGTGTGGAAAAGGAGTATGCACGGTTGTATGACGAGATCGGGCTGGGAACTACCATTTGGAGTCCCTTGGCAAGTGGCTTGCTCACCGGGAAATACAACGATGGTGTACCGGATGACAGCCGCCTATCCCTGGACAAATACAAATGGCTCCGAGAAAATCTACTCGAAACAGAGACCGGTAAAAAGAAGCTGGAAAAAGTAGGTAAGCTGGCTAACGTTGCTGAGGATGCAGGACTTTCCATGCCGGA
This is a stretch of genomic DNA from Rhodohalobacter barkolensis. It encodes these proteins:
- a CDS encoding peptidylprolyl isomerase yields the protein MPKAIIRTEKGDMNVEFFEKDAPGTVENFVNLSKDGFYDGLTFHRVIPDFVIQGGCPKGDGTGGPGYTIDCELDGENQYHDRGVLSMAHAGRDTGGSQFFICHSRKNTAHLDRKHTVFGKVVEGLDVIDDIRQGDVINKIEIIEE
- a CDS encoding trypsin-like peptidase domain-containing protein; its protein translation is MSSFWLTNFMKTRDKYLTGILLILIGVMLGMILMFFRDGAISLDLAEVRVTDINRSDEPFWSSEDLEKIDDRFLFRSVAKSVTPTVVYIETLIATRDRQPETEEEEDNRFWERFIPPRVRTVGSGVLISSDGYILTNNHVIEGAVRDEITVTLEDKRTLDARVVGRDPSTDLAVIKVDENNLPTVVIGNSDHLEVGEWVLAVGNPFRLRSTVTAGIVSALSRDVQIINDARRIESFIQTDAAINRGNSGGALVNTSGELIGINTAIATQSGSYQGYGFAVPSNLALKVSRDLIEFGEVKRGILGVTIQSVDDRIARRAGLEDITGVMIMNVNSDGAAERAGIQRNDIVLRVNGESVAESNQLQEKVAMFRPNEMVTLTIWRDNEILERSVTLEELPQQELAQNSFVLENEAEPELDEWDEIPEGGRERGIEQQRFESLGFTLRALSTPEDPELFNIYIHRVVPGSEAWNRGLREGFEIVELNSETVNDLQVVEQIITDSIKRNRSLTLKILTEEGAIGYFQIN
- the recO gene encoding DNA repair protein RecO, producing the protein MITKTEAIVLRTVEYQESSIIATLFTHKHGKIAVIAKGARKPKSKFSAFLVPGQMLEVVYYMKQTRQVQTLSDVSYLKKLDNIRLDLQKMALATITLELTSQLLHDNEVNEPLFQFLSVMLPWINKQDEVSRIMFPYIQIRLAQLLGIGIQNVIEEHDSVNMGYINIESGTLSSQPVESEAVKLTPKQFHFVRESLKSMKSSIFDIDLSTNELKSLIDYLDKYFRYHIEGVKPRKSDAIFEQLLAD
- a CDS encoding efflux RND transporter permease subunit; translation: MSKFIRFFIPVVQLSNRRPYTVIAVALLLSIAAGFFASKLTVDTDIANLLPPSNENVQALEKLKETAGGETEMQVAIKSPDFDANVDMAEFLAEKSLDLYYPRYEDNFFSRAELRRETEVLQDNALYLATVQELIQIKDYLQDEIETAREEANPFFVDFSDDFEDEEEGEETDIGKFRESYDDLIPPEYATNSDSTVVMLTLYPTGPQSDIRYLEDMFEVYQDMLDEVDTASYHPEMEIKFGGRLKRHLDEFESIMNDVFNSFSLGISSVILLVMLYFFIKKYIHYRKGSKIGRKHSFWSHFIRMPVPVLVIGIPLLFSLMWTFGITYLQIEVLNTMTSVLFVILFGLGIDYGIHYYARYIEYRSMGRSVENSVLLAYDKTGAAIIVSALTTAAALFVLMFADFRGFSEFGFIAGMGILFALVAMLFVLPALLVIFEKWNWILTNRVGDDYVRSKGIHRYPYARSIVSVGLILSLIVLIFSGNLRFEYQFGNLEPTFEEYEQFREFTSGVDENGRRNPAYIIADTNDDVFEVLDSLRTRSDQNPETLIRDVEALQERFPPNDEMANEKLEHIAEVRQLLQNSFIRDQQDENLDLLRRGSQTREPLDEDIIPDFLKNRFMTQEGEIGRFVIIYPESGLSDGLKSIAFKDEVGEVELASGKTYHSASTSIVAATMLDLMRTESPYMVSATFLIVFLFIWFSFKNLRWALIALIPLIIGLLWLFGIMLLFGLKFNFYNLVVLPAVLGIGCDNGVHLAHRYRDEGQKSMWDVLSSTGQHITIGSFTTMMGFAGLLFTNHPGLQSIGIMAVVGIGMTLLSALTFLPAMVQFLEDKDWIH
- a CDS encoding potassium channel beta subunit family protein, whose amino-acid sequence is MKYRFLGRSGLKVSALSFGSWVTFGDQIDEDIAYNCMKEAYDAGVNFFDNAEAYSEGQSEKMMGNIIKKAGWKRSDLVLSTKIFWGGEGPNNSGLSYKHIIEGTNAALKRMQTDYVDLIFCHRPDKFTPIEETVWAMNQVIQQGKAFYWGTSEWSAEQIREAYHIAKANNLRPPLMDQPQYNMFHRERVEKEYARLYDEIGLGTTIWSPLASGLLTGKYNDGVPDDSRLSLDKYKWLRENLLETETGKKKLEKVGKLANVAEDAGLSMPEMALAWCLKNEHVSTVITGASKPEQVKQNMKTIDKMDNLTDDVMDAIEDILDNKPEEENDFRP